A portion of the Oncorhynchus gorbuscha isolate QuinsamMale2020 ecotype Even-year linkage group LG19, OgorEven_v1.0, whole genome shotgun sequence genome contains these proteins:
- the LOC124006323 gene encoding FXYD domain-containing ion transport regulator 6-like isoform X4 — protein MDLSLLVAFCACVPPALGSGFGREMPASTMVEKDYESLRIGGLIFAVVLFVMGIVLIVSQKCPCKSSPKSRPSGVPEAEAGVVTGPQ, from the exons ATGGATCTCTCTCTGTTGGTGGCATTCTGCGCCTGTGTTCCTCCTGCTTTGG GGTCAGGATTTGGCAGGGAGATGCCAG CATCGACGATGGTTGAAAAGG ACTATGAATCTCTGAGGATCGGTGGACTGATCTTCGCTGTGGTACTGTTTGTCATGGGCATTGTCCTAATCGTCA gccagAAATGCCCATGCAAATCAAGTCCGAAGTCACG GCCTTCTGGGGTAcctgaggcagaggcaggggtTGTGACAG GTCCCCAGTGA
- the LOC124006323 gene encoding sodium/potassium-transporting ATPase subunit gamma-like isoform X2, with protein MDLSLLVAFCACVPPALGSGFGREMPGSSIGRDMPASTMVEKDYESLRIGGLIFAVVLFVMGIVLIVSQKCPCKSSPKSRPSGVPEAEAGVVTGPQ; from the exons ATGGATCTCTCTCTGTTGGTGGCATTCTGCGCCTGTGTTCCTCCTGCTTTGG GGTCAGGATTTGGCAGGGAGATGCCAG GGTCATCTATAGGCAGGGACATGCCAG CATCGACGATGGTTGAAAAGG ACTATGAATCTCTGAGGATCGGTGGACTGATCTTCGCTGTGGTACTGTTTGTCATGGGCATTGTCCTAATCGTCA gccagAAATGCCCATGCAAATCAAGTCCGAAGTCACG GCCTTCTGGGGTAcctgaggcagaggcaggggtTGTGACAG GTCCCCAGTGA
- the LOC124006323 gene encoding FXYD domain-containing ion transport regulator 6-like isoform X3: protein MDLSLLVAFCACVPPALGSGFGREMPASTMVEKDYDAAFHYDYESLRIGGLIFAVVLFVMGIVLIVSQKCPCKSSPKSRPSGVPEAEAGVVTGPQ from the exons ATGGATCTCTCTCTGTTGGTGGCATTCTGCGCCTGTGTTCCTCCTGCTTTGG GGTCAGGATTTGGCAGGGAGATGCCAG CATCGACGATGGTTGAAAAGG ACTATGACGCTGCGTTTCACTACG ACTATGAATCTCTGAGGATCGGTGGACTGATCTTCGCTGTGGTACTGTTTGTCATGGGCATTGTCCTAATCGTCA gccagAAATGCCCATGCAAATCAAGTCCGAAGTCACG GCCTTCTGGGGTAcctgaggcagaggcaggggtTGTGACAG GTCCCCAGTGA
- the LOC124006323 gene encoding sodium/potassium-transporting ATPase subunit gamma-like isoform X5, with protein MDLSLLVAFCACVPPALASTMVEKDYDAAFHYDYESLRIGGLIFAVVLFVMGIVLIVSQKCPCKSSPKSRPSGVPEAEAGVVTGPQ; from the exons ATGGATCTCTCTCTGTTGGTGGCATTCTGCGCCTGTGTTCCTCCTGCTTTGG CATCGACGATGGTTGAAAAGG ACTATGACGCTGCGTTTCACTACG ACTATGAATCTCTGAGGATCGGTGGACTGATCTTCGCTGTGGTACTGTTTGTCATGGGCATTGTCCTAATCGTCA gccagAAATGCCCATGCAAATCAAGTCCGAAGTCACG GCCTTCTGGGGTAcctgaggcagaggcaggggtTGTGACAG GTCCCCAGTGA
- the LOC124006323 gene encoding FXYD domain-containing ion transport regulator 6-like isoform X1, protein MDLSLLVAFCACVPPALGSGFGREMPGSSIGRDMPASTMVEKDYDAAFHYDYESLRIGGLIFAVVLFVMGIVLIVSQKCPCKSSPKSRPSGVPEAEAGVVTGPQ, encoded by the exons ATGGATCTCTCTCTGTTGGTGGCATTCTGCGCCTGTGTTCCTCCTGCTTTGG GGTCAGGATTTGGCAGGGAGATGCCAG GGTCATCTATAGGCAGGGACATGCCAG CATCGACGATGGTTGAAAAGG ACTATGACGCTGCGTTTCACTACG ACTATGAATCTCTGAGGATCGGTGGACTGATCTTCGCTGTGGTACTGTTTGTCATGGGCATTGTCCTAATCGTCA gccagAAATGCCCATGCAAATCAAGTCCGAAGTCACG GCCTTCTGGGGTAcctgaggcagaggcaggggtTGTGACAG GTCCCCAGTGA